A stretch of DNA from Temnothorax longispinosus isolate EJ_2023e chromosome 2, Tlon_JGU_v1, whole genome shotgun sequence:
AGTCAATCGAGCTTTCGTTTCAAGTTACTTATCCACcgttttatattacttacGCATCTGATTTTTGCAAAAGCATTAACGGTTTTGTTGTACAATATGTAACtgatgtataataataaagtgagACATGTAGCCAAACATAGATACGTTTCATAATAATGTATCCACGACATATCGTGTCCATGATACCGTAAATGTCTCGAGTTTGGAAATTTCAATACGTGTTCCACATGCCACACTGCCCTGTCCATAGGTTTCACTAATTCATCCCGCACGATCGCCGACATCGTTTTGATATTGTTCAAATATCTGTAATTACAATTTTGGCATTATTATGTCGCATATCAAAATCGTATTCTGTTTGACCAATGTTTAAATACTAGTCGATAAATTCTTTCAAAGATTACGgctaatcaattattatttcttccgACGATTTTATGACTGATTTTTTTCGTGATTTTAATGCATTTCATTTAACTTGTATTTATGTCAcgttaattcaaaattatcacataattattgtattgttgagaaattcaaaattatcacataattatattgtatcgTTAAGAAATTTAAGATTATAACGCGTACTAGTTTGTACAAGACGTAATTCGACAGAAAAAGactataattaaattagatgtACCTTTTATAAATGAGTACGATACAAGAATAGCAATCGAGAGGGCGAAATGCTTTCAggattaatttttcgaaaggTTACGCTACCGGCGCGATTCTATGTTGGAACCAGGTCATACTcacgttttattttcgacgATCTCCCTGAGCGTTTGTACGACGGAGCTTTCGGTTATGGTGTCGATGTCCAGTGTCAGTCCGATACCGGCGTCTAGGATTTTACGTGCGTTGAAATACTGATCCCCAAAAAAGGGAATTGCGACTACCGGCACGGCATAGTGCACCGCCTCTTGCAACGACTGCAATCCGCCCTGCATCATATACGCCATCACCTTGGGATGCGCTGTATATGTAAAAGCGGCGTAAGTGCATAAAATACCGCAAAATGATGCTTCGCGGATTATTTGCTCTTGAGAATTACCGAGGGATTTGATGCGCGTGGGGGATAGTGGTGAAAGAACGCgacgaaaaaaagagagaaagagcaatGAGAGAGGTGGAAGCGAAGTTCTAAGCGTTGATCACGAGCGACCAAGAGATGCGACGCGagatttcataaaaatgtctGCATtgtcgtatttattttttcgcgtcGCACTTTACGGCCGATTGATCGCATTCGAATATCAACGCGCGCGGAATTTTCCGACGAAATTCTGGCCGATGTGCATTTTTTTATCGGCACACCGGGAATGCCGAGGaatgagattttttttcgGTTATACGTAACGCGATACACACTTCTCAATTAGAACATATTTTATCCGGGGAATTTGTGCAACAGTTATTAGGGACGTCTTTttcagtatatatttatacgattttctgaaaattttttatttcagaaattattaaaattattaaaattattattaaaatgaaggATTTCCTTAAAGAGCAATTGTGTACATATTTCCCAATAATAAGATCTTACCGTtcgcttaaaattaaatgaaggAGTCTGTTATTAAAGTTAAAGTCGTGATACATCGATAATCCCGAAGTTCCGATATAATTGCGTCGTTTCTTCTAGTCACCATTCGTATTCCCAACACTAATACGTTCTTCGTGCAGGCAACCGCTGCCTGTCTATCAATGTGCATAAAACTTTGTGCACGCTTGTGCATTTGCATCGAGCCAGTTGCGTTACTGCCAACAGGAGTTGTTTGTCAGAATTTCCCGCGAGAATTTCACCGCCGCATGCGTCATGAGTTATCGTTTCACTTCATTCCGCTGTACCCGGTGTACTAGTCCGTGGCTGTATTTTCCTTGGTCGCGATAGTATTGTGttggcaattttttttttatcccaATGCTTACCCTTAAGCGACTTTCGCAAAAATAACGCGTTTCAAAAGCCATCCAAAGGCGGGAAAGGGCCTGGTACCGACGTGTGTGCATCGGCCTTTCTTATATTCCACGTTGCTTTTCTCTTTGATGTGACGCGAGAGAGCGAGGCAAATGTTGGTCGAATTCAAACATTCGAGTAACACGATCTCGATCGGGAGACAGCTTTGATGATCATTTCGAAACGTGCGGCAGTGATACCGTTTCGATCGCCGGGACTTTGTTCGATTGGAATCCAGCCGCGTGTCTCTCGATATAAAGGAATCGAGAGGAATACTCGTTTCGTCTCTGACGTTAAATGATGGCCGGAAAATAGCATGCCCGCGATATAACAACGTAATTAAGTTCAAATCGTTTAAAGATTCCGGAACCATGAATAACACTACGTCTAAAGAATGTTGTGCCTATTAGTcggaaaaaattaacattccTTGTAGATGAAAGTAATGGTAAAGTTGCAAGTTTGTTGAATATCTACGTGCGATGGTAGGTACGTCcttatcgtcgtcgtcatgGTTGAAGTTTCTTTCTTGCGCTGAATTTCGTTTAACGAATCCGTGCGATTGCacacgttaataaaataagaatgtaATCGTTAAAGGTCTAAGTATAAGTTTCTCAACTCATTTATGGTAATAGCGAACAGGCAGTTAGAGTACTTCGGCAATATATGAGGCTCTTATGAGATCATTATCGAACAATTAAGTTGGAATTTTACATTTCGTTTGCGAGCTGGGAAAGTTTTAGTACATACTTATATAAAGTAAGTTAGCAAAATTGCTTTCTTTAGTAATCATTGCTTGCGACCGACGAAATTGAGATTGATTCACAATATTTACTGCATTGACTCGATAAcgattttcgttaaattaagcaaaatgtgtaaaattcacaatttcttaattttaataatagattttataataagattaatcggtttttttaatctttaagaaaatatcttaatgcattaaatttttgagttataagcacgattaaattaaataaaattaaataattaaatctataacAAATAGCCTCCGACAGCTAATAAGATAATTCGCCATTTAcatcattatttcattttatgtaGTTATGTGTTGCTATTACTAAATACTATCCCTAAATTCAAAATGTTGCAACAACTTTTGACattctttaacatttttcttgaAGATAAAATAGTTTTGAATTCGATAAAGCATCTGTTATTAAGATTAGAATCAAGCATTGTGGATTGTATTGTAAATACAATAAGGATCATAGCTACATAAAACTGAAATAAGATTGTGAAgtaaattctctctctctctttctttcttacacgatctattctttttataactttatcgATTTTCTATCTTCAAGCACAAAGAAATTCCAGCATAGAATGCTTCTCATCAAACCGTTTTGTAAGTGCATATTTCGCGGCGGTTGATCCGCTTCTTTCGAAGAGTAAAGAGTTGGTCAATTTAGCCTTGGGCAGCCTTACCGAGGACCGCTTGTTGAGGCACCCACTTCACAAATTTGATGTTGGGCGGATGAATAGCCGTGTTGCCGTCATGTTTCCATAGAACTCTTTGCTTGAGCGAGCCTAGGGCGTTGCACAATGCGGTCAAAGGTCCAGCGGGTAGTTGGTCAGTTTGCAGATTTGAgccgagagagaaataaatagcACCATCCTGAGCGTTATCCAGGAATTCGCCAATGTCCTAGAATAGTAATGAAAATTGTATCTAATGAGAACTGAAAAGTGTGACACATATGCTGATAGATACGATATTTTTTGGCTTAAATAGTATCTCCAACGACAAGTGATATATGCATgcaaagaaatttgaaaatattttacaacgtTGCAGACTTGAATAGAAATaacagtattttaaaaatttgtatttttaaaattgcacgaccaattttttattcagatatAAATACAACTATTTTTTTAGTAGAATAATtggtttttaaatataaaacaagataACTAACGGAAACTAACGCATGAACTCGCATGAAGCACAATCGAgagcataatttatatttattactaagaAATCACGCGTTTATAATAACTGAATGTCATTTTGCCATATATAGGCAttgttgttttataaaatatgtttattcgccatataacttttgtattttcaaaataagttTGTAAATTTGCGTTAGCAACTGCTGCGACAGGATGCAAATGGAACCGATTGTGCTATTAATGCGATTGATATTATACTGATAATGCAACTTCCTTTGTTAATTGCGAAACCTGCGCTAGCTTTTATGGCAGACATGGCGATGGTGGTTCCATATGCACAGTGTGTAGCCGAAGGCTTTGTcctattaattataactgtTCATGGATTTCGATACATTCTGGTGTATGTGTATAAAGACGATCACATTGCCGCGGTCACGTTCCGTTCTCAATATTGTTCACGTGGGGTTCATCGGGATCACGTGGTAACTGCAGTTATCTTTGCGCATTGTCTTCGTAGTCTTAGTAGTAATTAAGCAAACTTAAAGGAAACTAACTTTAGTAGAATCAAAAGGCAgctataaaatgtttaacttTTATCTTCTATTGAGCTataattcttgtaattatttttatataaatttattaattcaatcatctctttctctcttaatagatgcaaaatataaacaaattatgtgtAGCTAAtgtttattcaaattttaaattaaaatccagtgtatataaaactttagtctagttttaagttaaaaaagagaaatacttTCAATGATTAAATGATTAAGTATTATAACTCAATTATATACTTAATCAgtcatgttaaaattaaacaatcgTTATAAACGAACATTTTCGACAGTGCACTCTTAGATTGACGCCGAAGAACGCAAACAGCAAACAGCTATTGTAATATTGGGTCATCCTATAAATAACGCGGTATTTTCAACTTAGTCAGAATTAATGCTGCAATATTGCGTAATTGTGACAAATAGATGGGGAGACATATATACTGCTGTAAAGtacgatgtttttttttagtatctGAGTAAAATTTAAGCAGTGAAGAcgtcaatttaataaaattgttgacCCGCCATAAAAAACTGCATTATTTATGGGATAAcacaatattatgtatatataacacaaTGTAGAGGTGATTCCACAgttattttttgtatgtaaaGAATCTTCAATGAAATACTCTTCCAATAATATTTTCCTTGTCGGCCCTTGGGAGACTTAGAACGGTTCGCGGTAAATAGCAATGATGTTTACCTTTAACGTCGCTACGCTGAGTCGTTGGTAAACTTCTACCAACTGACTATTATTGGTCACCTGTGAGAATGGTATGTATTTCCCCGAGAGAAATCATTCTCGTACGACACACAATTTCGTCTTTCTGAGACGTATTTAAAACTACGAGAAGCGAAGGTTTAATCGACGTAAAAACATCAACTTTCAGATGCTATATTCAGGTGGAAGAAATGCGTTTAACtcgataaattgtttaattccattttatgaTCTATAAATGTCTTTTACTAAATGTACGATTTAATCGTAAATGTACGGTTAAAAGTAAGCTTGAAGCAAGTTGAAGTAACGGCATAGAAGATAATTGTCAATATAATCTGTGCCTATACAATTTTgtgcatttaataatttacttgttTCAATCTTATTActtttttgatattaaataattggaGGATTTTTTTTCTGGTGcaacgttaaaattatttacgtgCACATCATTGTAAttgtttcttctttaaatAACACAGTTGTAATTGCTTACCTCAGGCAAGGAACCGGGATTTTCCGAAATATGCAAGCTGTGAACTTCGATTACATGCGGCAGTAGTGGCTTTGGGTAACCGAACACGTGATTGTTGCCCAGAATCACtaaactgaaatttttatcgatgTCGTAAACGGATGTACCAGGTGTCAGTTCGTTAGCCATGCGTTGAGCCTTTGGTAGATGCCAGTATCGATAATATAATCTTGTGTATGTTGTGTAAAAGATATTCACTATACGCTCGTTGATTGTCATTCTGTCCGTGAACGGATACGACATGTCTGGATTAAAATTAGGGTCATCTGGATTTCCTGTCGATCAAgacattttttgaataaaacaaaagcGTTTCGAAAACTAATCGTTTACAAAATGCGACATATTTAATcgtgaaatataaaagttttaaacgtAACCTCGAGTTTTTCGGCGATACTTGTGAGTTATATGTTGCAAATAGGAGTATAATAGAAGTACTCTACTATGCGATGCACTTTTTAAGTTTTAcaattacttttcttttattgttttcgTTCGGACGACTAGAGAAACGCGTTATTACACGGTAAATTTTCTCGCGAGTGAAGAGAAAGAAGCGCGATGTGTTACAGTCGGTGCAGTACATTTACTTCTTCGAAAACTCAACTCGGTGATTGGGTCAGATCAATGGGGAACGTTACTACTTCGATACGCGGTCCGCCTTCGCAAAACTCCGCCCGgctttaattgaaatatttcagtagCAGCCATGGCGATCCATTTCACGGTCTATTACGTTCATCCGGAAGAGTACTTTCGGGTATCTTCAATTACGTCGAGGTAAAGGAATCGAATGGCGGCGAGCTGGCGCGTCGTCCCTTTCGCCACCTTTTCTCCGACGCTCTTCGGGTCAGCCCGGTACAAGTTAAAGCACTACCGAGTAATCTATCCTTTTCCACGAAGACCCGGACTCCGATTGCTCGCACTTTCTGCTTTAACGACAATTTACGTCAATTTCCGCGCGCAGTAACGACGTTCGTTACCGATGCCAACCTAGGTGAGTGCGAACCCGGTAGAGAAAGACATTGCGGGACGACTGTCTGACCAGGCTCGCATTCCCGACTTGTTACCTGGACTGGGTGACTTTTGCAAGCAATAAAATTGCTAGGCCGGCGAAATCGCGAGAGTTGTTCGACGTGCACGACATGCTCACCAACGGAATCCATTACGTAGGGCAAGTTGCCCACGCTCAAAAATCCAATCAGCACGGGGAAGTTGTAATGCTTTACGAGGGCGTAATAACATTGGTACCATAATTGCTCTATAATGATTGCGTCGAATGTCTTGTTGCTCCTGTAACAAGTAAATTTGAACTGGATTTGTTTCAGCGTGTTGTTCGTAAGACTATTAAAATCATAGGACTATTAAAGTTGTCGTTTGATTTCCGTCTCCGTATTTACATGGACCGACGAAAACgcattgttaatttatattgcagAGTTTCGTATAATCCGCGATCATTAACATTTTGATTTAGTTAATATTTGGGAATAGATTTTTGGTTATTTTGTGcctaattacaaaatttatttataagtcaAAACAAAACTTGCATGagattatttactaaaatttccTGATTATAGCTAGTcattattatgttaaactTACGTTATAAGTTCGTTAATGGCAGGACTAAATAATTGATGTCTGCATATGTAATTTGCTCCCCACAAATTTTGATGAAGAAGCGCATAGGCTCCCATATGTCTGTCAAAGATAAAATtcaagattattatattttctagcTATCAGCGCTGCCATTTAGTCACTTAAGTCATTTTTTGTCACTTTTTTTGACAAGTTACTAAAAAATCACTATCGTCTAAAATGGGTCACTTATATAATAGTCATCATAGTTAAAAAATCGCACagcgttttaaataaaacacatCACGcgattttaaagaaaacaaacGCGTTCTTAAGAAATCGCGCGTGATTTTCGGAAAGCCCTGTGTTTtccttattattaatttttaaaccatgaaaagaatttgttaCATGTTTGGCTATCCAAAGATTGTTTCGGGAAAATAAGAGTAAATGTTTGTTTTTGCTTAAATGGTCTTAATtactctaaaaattttataaacaatgtcATTTTTGATTACTATTTTAATGCCTAGAAGTTTACttttttatcagttttttttctgttagagAACAGTCACTAAGagtttcacatttttttgGTCGGATGACTGGATGGCAGCGCTGCAGATATGAAGGAACCCACTTGATCTGCACgaaacataataaatgtataccTTAATCCTGTGCAATCCTTGCTTACATACGAGAATGACAAGTCAACGTTTTCATAATTCGGTGGAGGATTCTGTAAG
This window harbors:
- the LOC139807966 gene encoding UDP-glucosyltransferase 2, which produces MRVVTLVLLSISLFCTFQHSRGYNILGICPSASYSHQQSFQALMKALASRGHKVTVLSTVPLKNPPPNYENVDLSFSYVSKDCTGLRHMGAYALLHQNLWGANYICRHQLFSPAINELITSNKTFDAIIIEQLWYQCYYALVKHYNFPVLIGFLSVGNLPYVMDSVGNPDDPNFNPDMSYPFTDRMTINERIVNIFYTTYTRLYYRYWHLPKAQRMANELTPGTSVYDIDKNFSLVILGNNHVFGYPKPLLPHVIEVHSLHISENPGSLPEDIGEFLDNAQDGAIYFSLGSNLQTDQLPAGPLTALCNALGSLKQRVLWKHDGNTAIHPPNIKFVKWVPQQAVLAHPKVMAYMMQGGLQSLQEAVHYAVPVVAIPFFGDQYFNARKILDAGIGLTLDIDTITESSVVQTLREIVENKTYLNNIKTMSAIVRDELVKPMDRAVWHVEHVLKFPNSRHLRYHGHDMSWIHYYETYLCLATCLTLLLYISYILYNKTVNAFAKIRCVSNIKRWISNLKRKLD